The following proteins come from a genomic window of Sulfitobacter indolifex:
- a CDS encoding Rne/Rng family ribonuclease — protein sequence MSKKMLIDATHAEETRVVVVDGNKVEEFDFESENKRQLAGNIYLAKVTRVEPSLQAAFVDYGGNRHGFLAFSEIHPDYYQIPVADRQALLEEERAYAEAQAAKDEDDEKPKRTRSRSRGRSKSQAAETNSDDAVATSEVSDESSDQIAGMETVDLDSEEGSSPMERVAETPVEEPEGNGDDGDAFEATDATENNANEANGSDATAKDDSIESVADEDDSEDIRPVRKPRPRRYKIQEVIKVRQILLVQVVKEERGNKGAALTTYLSLAGRYCVLMPNTARGGGISRKITNAVDRKKLKEIATEIEVPKGAGLIVRTAGAKRTKAEIKRDYEYLQRLWEQIRELTLKSIAPAKIYEEGDLIKRSIRDLYNREIDEIHVEGERGYRIAKDFMKMIMPSHAKNVKLYNESLPLFARYQVESYLSGMFNPTVQLPSGGYIVIGVTEALVAIDVNSGRATKEGSIEQTATKTNLEAAAEVARQLRLRDLAGLIVIDFIDMDERKNNAAVEKMMKDKLKTDRARIQVGRISGFGLMEMSRQRLRPGMIEATTQPCHACHGTGLVRSDDNLALSIIRQIEEEGTRRRSREVLVRAPVGIANFLMNQKREHIAHIEMRYGMSVRIEGDPSLVSPDFHIEKFKTATRTVPPVSDHVVSVDTSLMDQIDEDESAAEAEAEEAPAAQDPSQSEDGNGNGNANGNGNGEEGDGEGKSKRRRRRRRSRGGRGRNGNGEQQNGAEDQNDGQQQDAAQSDDAEKSQPVEAETPQSEGETAPAAEEKPKPKGRSRSRKPKAGIAPEAEPAPEALAAAEGETPKVAAEAEAEETSKPKARRSRGSRAKKPAADAPAEGSVTVDPVTTEDAAEPAPKRKRRSRAKAKPVEPVAEATPDAAATPDAMADVLPTEAPIAEPAPETAPIAQEPKPEPTPEPAAEQVQEQPAEKPKPKRRGWWSLGS from the coding sequence ATGTCTAAGAAAATGCTTATCGATGCCACCCACGCCGAGGAAACTCGCGTTGTGGTCGTGGATGGAAACAAGGTCGAGGAATTCGATTTTGAATCAGAAAACAAACGCCAGCTTGCCGGCAATATCTATCTAGCCAAGGTTACGCGCGTTGAGCCGTCCCTTCAGGCGGCCTTTGTGGATTATGGCGGCAACCGCCATGGATTCCTCGCATTCTCGGAAATTCACCCCGATTATTACCAGATTCCCGTGGCTGACCGACAGGCGCTGCTGGAAGAAGAGCGCGCTTATGCTGAAGCACAAGCCGCCAAGGATGAGGATGACGAAAAGCCCAAACGCACCCGCTCTCGTTCGCGTGGCCGGTCCAAAAGCCAAGCCGCTGAGACCAACAGTGATGATGCAGTAGCCACGTCCGAGGTTTCCGACGAAAGCAGCGACCAGATCGCCGGGATGGAAACGGTTGACCTCGACAGCGAAGAGGGCAGTTCGCCCATGGAGCGTGTCGCTGAAACGCCTGTGGAAGAGCCCGAAGGCAATGGCGATGATGGCGACGCGTTCGAAGCAACCGACGCCACAGAAAATAACGCCAACGAGGCGAACGGCAGCGATGCCACGGCCAAGGACGATTCCATCGAATCCGTGGCTGACGAAGACGACAGCGAAGACATTCGCCCCGTGCGCAAGCCGCGCCCGCGTCGGTACAAAATCCAAGAAGTGATTAAGGTGCGCCAGATCCTTCTAGTGCAGGTCGTCAAAGAAGAGCGTGGCAACAAAGGTGCCGCACTCACGACTTACCTCAGCCTGGCTGGCCGCTACTGTGTCTTGATGCCCAACACCGCACGTGGTGGTGGCATCAGCCGCAAGATCACCAATGCCGTCGACCGCAAGAAGCTTAAGGAAATCGCGACCGAAATCGAAGTGCCGAAAGGCGCAGGCCTGATCGTGCGGACCGCCGGTGCCAAACGCACCAAGGCCGAGATCAAGCGCGATTACGAATACCTCCAGCGCCTCTGGGAGCAGATCCGCGAGCTGACGCTGAAGTCGATCGCGCCTGCGAAAATCTACGAAGAAGGCGACCTGATCAAACGCTCGATCCGCGACCTCTATAACCGCGAGATTGACGAGATTCATGTCGAGGGCGAGCGCGGCTACCGCATCGCCAAGGACTTCATGAAGATGATCATGCCGTCCCACGCCAAAAACGTAAAACTCTATAACGAGAGCCTGCCGCTGTTCGCGCGCTATCAGGTGGAAAGCTACCTGTCGGGCATGTTCAACCCCACGGTGCAACTGCCCTCGGGCGGCTACATTGTGATCGGCGTGACCGAAGCGTTGGTTGCCATCGACGTCAACTCTGGCCGGGCGACCAAAGAAGGCTCGATCGAGCAGACCGCGACCAAGACCAACCTTGAGGCCGCCGCCGAGGTGGCGCGCCAGTTGCGTCTGCGTGACCTTGCCGGGCTGATCGTCATCGACTTCATCGACATGGACGAGCGGAAAAACAACGCCGCCGTCGAAAAGATGATGAAAGACAAACTCAAGACCGACCGTGCGCGCATCCAAGTGGGCCGCATCTCGGGCTTTGGTCTGATGGAAATGTCGCGCCAGCGTCTGCGCCCCGGTATGATCGAGGCGACCACTCAGCCTTGTCATGCCTGCCACGGCACCGGTCTGGTGCGCTCGGACGATAACCTCGCGCTGTCGATCATCCGCCAGATCGAAGAAGAGGGCACCCGCCGCCGTTCGCGCGAAGTGCTGGTGCGTGCGCCCGTGGGCATCGCCAACTTCTTGATGAACCAAAAGCGTGAACATATCGCCCATATCGAAATGCGCTATGGCATGTCTGTGCGGATCGAAGGCGACCCATCCTTGGTAAGCCCCGATTTCCACATCGAGAAGTTCAAAACTGCTACCCGCACCGTGCCGCCTGTGTCGGATCACGTTGTGTCGGTCGACACCTCCTTGATGGATCAGATCGACGAAGACGAGAGTGCAGCAGAGGCTGAAGCCGAAGAGGCACCTGCCGCTCAGGACCCCAGCCAGTCCGAAGACGGGAATGGTAACGGCAACGCAAATGGCAATGGCAATGGTGAAGAGGGCGATGGCGAGGGTAAATCCAAGCGCCGCCGCCGTCGTCGTCGCAGCCGGGGTGGCCGTGGCCGCAATGGCAATGGTGAGCAGCAAAATGGTGCCGAGGACCAGAACGACGGTCAGCAGCAGGACGCCGCACAATCAGATGACGCGGAAAAGAGCCAGCCGGTAGAGGCGGAGACGCCTCAATCCGAAGGTGAAACCGCGCCTGCCGCCGAAGAAAAGCCTAAGCCCAAGGGCCGTAGCCGGTCGCGCAAGCCCAAGGCCGGAATCGCACCAGAGGCCGAACCGGCCCCCGAAGCGCTTGCTGCCGCCGAGGGCGAAACGCCCAAGGTTGCCGCTGAAGCTGAGGCGGAAGAGACGTCCAAACCCAAGGCACGACGGAGCCGTGGCAGCCGGGCCAAAAAACCAGCCGCCGATGCACCGGCAGAGGGCAGTGTGACAGTCGATCCGGTGACCACCGAAGACGCTGCCGAACCCGCACCAAAGCGCAAGCGCCGCAGCCGCGCCAAGGCGAAACCGGTAGAGCCGGTCGCCGAAGCAACGCCCGACGCAGCAGCAACGCCTGACGCAATGGCCGACGTGCTGCCGACCGAAGCACCGATTGCAGAGCCGGCCCCTGAAACGGCGCCGATCGCGCAAGAGCCAAAGCCAGAGCCCACACCTGAGCCCGCAGCCGAACAGGTGCAGGAACAGCCCGCTGAGAAGCCCAAGCCCAAACGTCGGGGCTGGTGGTCGCTGGGCAGCTAA
- a CDS encoding sigma-54-dependent transcriptional regulator, producing the protein MAQAMKIAIVDDEQDMRQSISQWLALSGYDTETFGSAEDALKTLGPDYPGIVISDIKMPGMDGMQFLKKLMGSDSALPVIMITGHGDVPMAVEAMRVGAFDFLEKPFNPDRMSELAKKATNARRLVMDNRALRRELSDGGQLMKKLIGQSPVMERLREDILDLGQADGHVLIDGETGTGKTLVAHALHAVGSRAGKKFVLVSCGALEEDALAKRLFGPMQPEDAQLPAIEEARGGTLVLEDIEALSESLQARLLSAINEQGTPAETRIVAISNLQEAGRTSEDALRSDLFYRLAALRITVPPLRQRGEDILTLFTRLSDQFADEYGCDAPQVSAQEAAQLLQAPWPGNVRQLINVAERAVLQSRRGSGTIASLLMSDHDEMQPVMTTEGKPLKEYVEAFERMLIDNTMRRHKGSIASVMDELCLPRRTLNEKMAKYGLQRSDYL; encoded by the coding sequence ATGGCTCAGGCAATGAAAATCGCGATTGTAGATGATGAACAGGACATGCGGCAGTCGATCAGCCAGTGGCTGGCTCTGTCAGGCTATGACACTGAAACCTTCGGCAGCGCCGAAGATGCGCTGAAAACGTTGGGGCCGGATTATCCGGGCATCGTCATTTCTGACATCAAGATGCCGGGTATGGACGGAATGCAATTCCTGAAAAAACTGATGGGCAGCGACTCGGCTCTGCCGGTCATCATGATCACCGGCCATGGCGATGTGCCGATGGCAGTTGAAGCGATGCGCGTCGGCGCGTTCGACTTTCTTGAAAAGCCCTTTAACCCCGATCGGATGAGCGAGTTGGCTAAGAAAGCCACCAATGCGCGCCGCTTGGTGATGGACAACCGTGCCCTGCGGCGCGAACTGTCCGACGGCGGCCAGCTGATGAAAAAGCTGATCGGGCAGTCGCCAGTGATGGAACGGTTGCGCGAAGACATTCTCGATCTGGGGCAGGCCGATGGTCATGTGCTGATCGACGGTGAAACCGGGACCGGTAAGACTTTGGTGGCCCATGCGCTCCACGCAGTCGGCAGCCGCGCAGGTAAGAAGTTTGTCCTCGTTTCCTGTGGTGCCTTGGAAGAAGACGCGCTGGCCAAACGGCTTTTTGGCCCCATGCAGCCTGAGGATGCACAGCTGCCAGCGATTGAAGAGGCACGCGGTGGGACGCTGGTGTTGGAAGACATCGAAGCGCTTTCCGAAAGCCTGCAGGCGCGTTTGCTTAGCGCTATCAACGAGCAGGGCACACCAGCCGAGACGCGAATCGTTGCGATCTCAAACCTGCAAGAGGCGGGCCGCACATCTGAGGACGCGCTACGCTCTGACCTCTTCTACCGTCTGGCAGCGCTGCGCATTACCGTACCACCGCTGCGCCAGCGCGGCGAAGACATCCTGACGCTTTTCACCCGCCTGAGCGATCAGTTCGCGGATGAATACGGGTGCGACGCACCGCAGGTCTCGGCCCAAGAAGCCGCGCAACTGTTGCAAGCGCCGTGGCCCGGCAATGTGCGCCAGCTGATCAACGTGGCCGAACGCGCAGTGCTGCAATCGCGCCGTGGCTCGGGCACCATTGCGTCGCTGTTGATGAGCGACCATGACGAGATGCAGCCGGTGATGACCACTGAAGGTAAGCCGTTGAAAGAATACGTCGAAGCCTTTGAGCGCATGTTGATCGACAATACCATGCGCCGCCACAAAGGCTCAATCGCCAGCGTTATGGATGAGCTTTGCCTGCCGCGCCGGACCTTGAACGAGAAGATGGCCAAATATGGATTGCAGCGGTCAGACTACCTCTGA
- a CDS encoding sensor histidine kinase: protein MSDASRPERSSMAVSWRVRFAIALLMILAVVTISITNKLLTDRFTESTRNRAELRIALYSGNLLAELRQNAIVPQLLARDPTLIGALQSADYSLSTQRLISFVEEIGAASLMLYDIDGRTVAATDRNRLGSAHKSEPYFVDAIRSNATIFSTIQREQGGYRFLYSRRMQSGGETLGVIAVEVDLQKFERAWAGISDAVIVMDSTGEIILATEPRWRGLTEPEALANHTPQSAIERAIQATTDWTALPPDAYLQGEAVMRLENRIPFRGWRMSSYTTYASVREKVNGVLALEVMGFAILLALAFYFLSRRTAGRLAIFQRESAKLRALNLALQREIAERKRVQQTLAVAEQTLEQSSKLAALGEMSAAVSHELNQPLAAMKTYLAGARLLLKRNRQDEALSSFGRIDDLIERMGAITRQLKSYARKGQEAFSPVDMGAALASSLSMMEPQLRQRQVQISRILPDNPVLVMGDRMRIEQVMVNLLRNALDATKSERNPQVDIILSAGETATLTVRDNGPGIEDLDALFEPFYTTKQPGDGVGLGLAISSGIVNDLGGRLMARNGQNGGAVFEMQLPILADETKIEAAE, encoded by the coding sequence ATGAGCGATGCATCCCGTCCCGAACGCAGCAGTATGGCCGTATCTTGGCGGGTACGGTTTGCGATTGCGTTGCTGATGATTTTGGCAGTGGTGACGATTTCGATCACCAACAAGCTGCTGACTGACCGTTTTACCGAAAGCACCCGCAATCGCGCAGAACTGCGGATCGCGCTTTACAGCGGCAACCTGCTCGCGGAGTTGCGGCAAAACGCCATCGTGCCACAGCTTCTGGCGCGGGATCCCACGTTGATCGGTGCGCTGCAGTCAGCGGATTATTCGCTGTCGACGCAGCGGCTTATCTCCTTCGTGGAGGAGATCGGCGCGGCGTCATTGATGCTTTATGACATCGACGGGCGCACGGTGGCCGCGACGGACCGTAACCGCCTTGGCTCAGCACATAAATCCGAGCCTTATTTTGTCGATGCCATCCGCTCCAACGCCACGATCTTCTCGACCATCCAGCGCGAGCAGGGGGGCTACCGTTTCCTCTATTCACGGCGGATGCAATCGGGGGGAGAGACGCTAGGTGTGATTGCCGTCGAGGTCGATCTGCAAAAGTTCGAGCGGGCATGGGCCGGCATCTCTGACGCGGTCATCGTTATGGACAGCACTGGCGAGATTATCCTTGCCACGGAACCCCGCTGGCGGGGTCTGACAGAACCTGAAGCGCTGGCCAATCACACCCCACAAAGCGCGATTGAACGCGCCATTCAGGCCACGACGGATTGGACGGCACTGCCGCCCGATGCCTATTTGCAGGGCGAAGCGGTGATGCGCCTTGAGAACCGGATACCGTTCCGGGGCTGGCGGATGAGCAGCTACACCACCTATGCCTCGGTTCGGGAAAAAGTGAACGGCGTGTTGGCGTTAGAGGTGATGGGCTTTGCAATCCTCCTTGCCCTGGCGTTCTATTTCCTCAGCCGTCGCACCGCCGGACGGCTTGCTATTTTCCAACGGGAATCGGCCAAGCTGCGCGCGCTGAACCTTGCGCTGCAACGTGAGATTGCCGAGCGTAAGCGCGTTCAACAGACCCTCGCAGTGGCCGAGCAGACGCTTGAGCAATCGTCAAAACTGGCCGCCTTGGGCGAAATGTCTGCCGCCGTGAGCCATGAGTTGAACCAACCGCTTGCGGCGATGAAAACCTATCTGGCGGGTGCGCGACTGCTATTAAAGCGGAATCGGCAGGACGAGGCGCTCTCGTCTTTTGGGCGCATCGACGACCTGATTGAACGTATGGGCGCGATCACACGACAGCTTAAATCCTATGCCCGTAAGGGGCAGGAGGCGTTCTCTCCAGTCGATATGGGGGCGGCACTGGCGTCTTCGCTGTCGATGATGGAGCCGCAGTTGCGCCAGCGGCAGGTTCAGATCAGTCGAATTCTACCGGATAACCCTGTTTTGGTGATGGGGGACCGTATGCGGATCGAACAAGTTATGGTAAACTTGCTAAGAAACGCATTGGACGCGACTAAATCGGAACGAAACCCGCAGGTAGACATTATACTATCAGCGGGGGAGACGGCGACATTGACCGTGCGCGACAATGGTCCGGGTATTGAGGATTTAGACGCGCTGTTCGAACCTTTCTACACGACCAAACAGCCCGGCGATGGTGTGGGGCTGGGTCTTGCCATTTCATCGGGGATCGTAAACGACCTTGGTGGACGGCTCATGGCGCGCAACGGACAGAACGGTGGCGCTGTTTTTGAAATGCAACTGCCTATATTGGCAGATGAAACGAAGATTGAAGCGGCGGAGTAA
- the purQ gene encoding phosphoribosylformylglycinamidine synthase subunit PurQ, with amino-acid sequence MHAAVVVFPGSNCDRDLAVAFEAAGAKVSMVWHKDSELPQGVDIVGIPGGFSYGDYLRCGAIAANSPICRTVAAHAERGGYVLGICNGFQVLTETGLLPGALLRNAGLKYICKTVGLKVETTASDYTNGYDAGQVINIPIAHHDGNYFADDETIAKLRGEDRVAFSYAENPNGARDDIAGILSENRRVLGMMPHPERAAEAAHGNTDGAALFRALAGALQTA; translated from the coding sequence ATGCACGCAGCGGTAGTTGTCTTTCCCGGGTCCAATTGCGACCGCGACCTTGCCGTGGCCTTTGAAGCTGCGGGCGCCAAGGTTTCCATGGTCTGGCACAAGGACAGCGAGCTGCCGCAAGGCGTTGATATCGTAGGGATCCCCGGCGGGTTCTCCTATGGGGATTACCTGCGCTGCGGGGCGATTGCCGCAAACTCTCCGATCTGTCGGACTGTGGCGGCCCATGCAGAGCGCGGTGGCTATGTGCTGGGCATCTGCAACGGCTTTCAGGTGCTGACGGAAACCGGCCTGCTGCCCGGCGCGCTGCTGCGCAATGCTGGACTGAAATACATCTGCAAGACCGTGGGTCTTAAGGTTGAGACCACGGCGAGCGATTACACCAATGGCTACGACGCCGGTCAGGTGATCAACATTCCGATCGCGCATCATGATGGCAATTACTTTGCCGATGATGAGACCATCGCGAAATTGCGCGGCGAAGATCGCGTGGCTTTCAGCTATGCCGAGAACCCGAATGGCGCGCGTGATGATATCGCGGGCATTCTATCGGAAAACCGGCGCGTGCTGGGCATGATGCCGCACCCTGAGCGAGCAGCCGAAGCGGCACACGGCAACACCGACGGGGCGGCGCTCTTTCGCGCATTGGCCGGCGCGCTGCAGACTGCCTGA
- the purS gene encoding phosphoribosylformylglycinamidine synthase subunit PurS, giving the protein MKARVHVMLKNGVLDPQGEAVRHALGALGFDGVNGVRQGKVIELDLAEGTSEAEVTAMCEKLLANTVIESYSVELA; this is encoded by the coding sequence ATGAAAGCACGGGTGCATGTGATGCTGAAGAACGGGGTGCTCGACCCTCAGGGCGAAGCAGTTCGCCACGCGCTCGGAGCCTTGGGCTTTGATGGGGTGAATGGGGTGCGCCAAGGCAAGGTGATCGAGTTGGACCTTGCCGAGGGCACGTCTGAGGCCGAAGTGACCGCCATGTGCGAAAAGCTCTTGGCCAATACGGTGATCGAATCCTATTCGGTGGAGCTGGCCTGA
- the purC gene encoding phosphoribosylaminoimidazolesuccinocarboxamide synthase: protein MARRNKIYEGKAKILYEGPEPGTIVQYFKDDATAFNAEKKATIEGKGVLNNRLSEFFMTGLNNIGVPTHFIKRLNMREQLVRQVEIIPLEVIVRNYAAGSMSKRLGIEEGTQLPRPIVEYCYKDDALGDPLVTEEHIAAFGWATQQDMDDILSLALRVNDFMSGVMMAVGIKLVDFKIEIGRVYDGDFQRLIVADEISPDSCRLWDIETGQKLDKDVFRRDLGSLTDAYTEVAKRLGVMPKNNQPVTKPTLIN, encoded by the coding sequence ATGGCCCGGCGCAACAAGATCTACGAAGGCAAGGCAAAGATCCTCTATGAAGGTCCTGAGCCCGGTACCATCGTGCAATATTTCAAAGACGATGCCACGGCCTTTAACGCCGAGAAGAAAGCCACGATCGAGGGCAAGGGCGTGTTGAACAACCGCCTGTCCGAGTTCTTTATGACCGGGCTGAACAACATCGGCGTGCCGACGCATTTCATCAAACGTCTGAACATGCGTGAGCAACTGGTGCGGCAGGTTGAGATCATTCCGCTCGAAGTGATCGTGCGCAACTATGCGGCGGGCTCCATGTCCAAGCGTCTTGGCATCGAAGAGGGCACACAGCTTCCGCGCCCAATTGTCGAGTATTGCTACAAAGACGACGCACTTGGTGATCCGCTGGTTACCGAAGAGCATATCGCGGCCTTTGGCTGGGCCACCCAGCAGGACATGGACGATATCCTAAGCCTCGCGCTGCGGGTCAACGACTTCATGTCGGGTGTGATGATGGCCGTCGGCATCAAGCTGGTGGACTTTAAGATCGAGATTGGCCGCGTTTACGATGGTGATTTCCAGCGTTTGATCGTTGCCGATGAGATCAGCCCCGACAGCTGCCGCCTGTGGGACATTGAGACGGGCCAGAAGCTCGACAAAGATGTGTTCCGCCGCGATCTAGGCTCGCTCACCGATGCCTATACCGAAGTGGCCAAACGTCTGGGCGTGATGCCTAAAAACAATCAGCCGGTGACCAAGCCGACGTTGATCAACTAA
- a CDS encoding DUF1476 domain-containing protein produces MSKFDDRANAFESKFAHDADMQFRAEARRNKLLGLWAAELLGKSGSDAEDYAKEVVKSDFEEAGDEDVYRKVSGDLGDRADEATIRAKMQALMAEAKTQLLNETS; encoded by the coding sequence ATGAGCAAGTTTGACGACCGTGCAAATGCCTTTGAAAGCAAGTTCGCCCACGATGCAGACATGCAATTCCGCGCCGAGGCGCGCCGTAATAAACTTTTGGGCCTCTGGGCTGCTGAACTTTTAGGCAAATCGGGCAGTGACGCCGAGGACTATGCCAAAGAGGTCGTAAAATCGGACTTTGAAGAAGCGGGCGACGAAGATGTATATCGCAAAGTCTCCGGCGACTTGGGCGACCGCGCTGATGAGGCGACGATCCGCGCCAAAATGCAGGCGCTGATGGCCGAAGCCAAAACACAATTGCTGAACGAGACCAGCTAA
- the bmt gene encoding betaine--homocysteine S-methyltransferase: MSNAFTDLLAEKGTLLADGATGTNLFNMGLMSGDAPEMWNTDEPKKITKLYRFAVDSGSDLFLTNSFGANASRLKLHGAEKRVHELSRVAAELAREVADTAERKVIVAGSVGPTGEIMEPVGTLSHSLAVEMFHETADGLKAGGADIGWLETISAPEEYRAAAEGFALADLPWCGTMSFDTAGRTMMGLTSEGMVDMVHGLDNTPLAYGANCGTGASDLLRTVLGFAAKNGTLPIISKGNAGIPKYVEGHIHYDGTPELMARYATMARDAGASIIGGCCGTLPEHLVAMRDALDSTEKGPAPTLEQIREEIGEFSSESDGTDGQGPVRAPRRGRRRG, from the coding sequence ATGAGCAACGCATTCACCGATCTTTTGGCTGAAAAGGGCACATTGCTCGCGGATGGGGCCACGGGCACCAATCTGTTCAACATGGGGCTGATGTCAGGCGACGCGCCTGAGATGTGGAACACCGATGAGCCGAAGAAGATTACGAAGCTTTACCGTTTCGCGGTGGATTCGGGCAGCGACCTTTTTCTGACCAACTCTTTTGGGGCAAATGCGTCGCGGCTCAAGCTGCACGGCGCTGAAAAGCGCGTTCATGAGCTCAGCCGTGTCGCTGCCGAACTGGCGCGTGAGGTGGCCGATACCGCCGAACGCAAGGTCATCGTTGCAGGCTCCGTTGGCCCCACGGGTGAGATCATGGAGCCGGTCGGCACCTTGTCCCATTCCCTCGCCGTAGAGATGTTCCACGAGACCGCTGATGGCCTCAAGGCAGGCGGTGCCGATATTGGCTGGTTGGAAACGATCAGCGCACCTGAAGAATACCGCGCCGCTGCCGAAGGCTTTGCGCTGGCGGATCTGCCGTGGTGCGGCACGATGAGCTTTGACACCGCTGGCCGCACGATGATGGGCCTGACCTCCGAAGGAATGGTCGACATGGTGCATGGGCTGGACAACACACCGCTGGCTTATGGTGCCAACTGCGGCACGGGCGCGTCGGACCTGTTGCGCACCGTATTGGGCTTTGCAGCCAAGAACGGCACGCTGCCGATTATTTCCAAGGGCAACGCGGGCATTCCAAAATACGTCGAAGGCCATATTCACTATGACGGCACGCCTGAGTTGATGGCACGCTATGCGACAATGGCGCGCGACGCGGGTGCGAGCATCATCGGCGGGTGCTGCGGCACCCTGCCCGAGCATTTGGTGGCGATGCGCGACGCCCTCGACAGCACCGAAAAAGGCCCGGCCCCGACGCTGGAGCAGATCCGCGAAGAGATCGGCGAGTTCTCATCAGAGAGCGATGGCACCGACGGTCAAGGCCCAGTGCGTGCCCCGCGCCGGGGTCGCCGCCGGGGCTAA